A genomic segment from Malus domestica chromosome 05, GDT2T_hap1 encodes:
- the LOC103419919 gene encoding wound-induced basic protein — MIYDVNSPLFRSFLSQKGGSSDKRKLEEQKPKEHRPKASENKPVMNE; from the exons ATGATCTACGACGTCAACTCCCCCCTCTTCCGATCCTTCCTCAGCCAGAAGGGTGGCTCCTCCGACAAAAG GAAGTTGGAAGAGCAGAAGCCGAAGGAGCATCGACCAAAGGCCAGTGAGAATAAGCCTGTTATGAATGAGTGA